From one Halosimplex rubrum genomic stretch:
- a CDS encoding DUF7553 family protein, with the protein MNRHFQDTLYYLKRAGETARKGVSEELAPVEKRVRGLTGREREPEPGRVEAVRERVAGEANAAVGDVREAVGRRRSRDTGSQ; encoded by the coding sequence ATGAACAGGCACTTCCAAGACACCCTGTACTACCTGAAGCGAGCGGGCGAGACGGCCAGGAAGGGCGTGAGCGAGGAGTTGGCGCCCGTCGAGAAGCGGGTCAGGGGCCTGACCGGACGCGAGCGCGAGCCGGAACCGGGACGTGTCGAGGCGGTCCGGGAGCGAGTCGCGGGTGAAGCGAACGCGGCGGTCGGCGACGTACGCGAGGCGGTCGGCCGGCGCCGGAGCCGGGACACCGGGTCGCAGTAG
- a CDS encoding HNH endonuclease — MAGDWTASRFSGEFSADTKQNLRDLYSNRCAICRQRYESPFGHPETEAAHIHPAQHGGPDRETNGLLLCRRCHWGFDSGWLSLDGDRRIVVAGDETVSGYDYFNQFRDQSLLTPSTADLRPAERFIEVHRKLFGFEPIERGDRLTIGGLRSGELSLADGRRVCIEGAPDEALVVNCTVTAVGSEQVRCAHHRTLETRPATGPEIPDTPFDNTTEVSFDELSNRIQELKDDYVGVTQKWEWGRIFRKARIKSGLSYEEIAEKIDLEGASGLQIERSERVYEMFPEREFEEDGLSYSAIAELQRVFDSTDDIRVAYDCIIETGHPLTVKETRVWVEIMMADADVTREIVREEVETYEELRRGDPSESVRRILEVHAKYESAYEWE; from the coding sequence ATGGCTGGCGACTGGACGGCTAGCAGGTTTTCAGGGGAGTTCTCTGCCGATACGAAGCAGAACCTTCGGGACCTCTACTCGAATCGTTGTGCGATATGTCGCCAACGGTACGAATCTCCGTTCGGGCATCCGGAGACCGAAGCGGCTCATATCCATCCAGCCCAGCACGGGGGACCAGATAGGGAGACAAATGGATTACTGCTGTGCCGACGCTGTCACTGGGGGTTCGATTCTGGCTGGTTAAGTCTCGACGGCGACCGCCGGATCGTCGTCGCGGGCGACGAGACTGTCTCGGGCTATGACTACTTCAACCAGTTTCGCGATCAATCTCTGCTCACACCCAGTACAGCGGACCTTCGTCCAGCGGAGCGCTTCATCGAGGTGCATCGGAAACTGTTCGGCTTTGAGCCAATCGAGAGAGGGGACCGATTAACCATCGGTGGACTGCGAAGCGGTGAATTGAGCCTGGCCGATGGGCGGCGTGTCTGTATCGAAGGGGCTCCAGACGAAGCGCTCGTTGTAAACTGTACTGTCACAGCTGTCGGATCGGAGCAAGTTCGTTGTGCCCATCACCGAACACTGGAAACACGACCGGCCACTGGCCCGGAAATTCCTGACACTCCGTTCGACAATACCACAGAGGTCTCGTTCGATGAACTGTCGAACCGGATTCAGGAACTCAAAGACGATTACGTGGGCGTCACGCAGAAGTGGGAGTGGGGACGGATCTTCCGCAAAGCACGGATCAAGTCCGGACTCTCCTATGAGGAGATCGCCGAAAAGATCGATCTCGAGGGGGCAAGCGGGCTTCAAATCGAGCGTTCAGAGAGAGTTTACGAGATGTTTCCTGAACGGGAGTTCGAGGAAGACGGACTCTCGTATTCTGCTATCGCTGAACTACAACGAGTGTTCGACAGTACGGACGATATCCGAGTCGCGTACGATTGCATCATCGAAACAGGACACCCACTTACAGTCAAGGAGACGCGGGTGTGGGTGGAGATTATGATGGCCGATGCCGACGTAACACGCGAGATAGTCAGAGAGGAAGTAGAAACATACGAAGAGCTTCGGAGGGGAGATCCGTCCGAGAGTGTTCGACGCATCCTCGAGGTACACGCTAAGTACGAATCGGCCTACGAGTGGGAGTGA
- a CDS encoding MFS transporter translates to MERRRTVVASVIVSTFLVGLGGGVVFPILPNLGAVLGISPFLVGFILSANRFTRILANAPAGSIVDRVGTRTPFVVGLFVEGLATTGYVVALRAPLPEAWFLLARVLWGIGSALVFATAYTIAADVSDGGDRGTNMGVVRGGITLGFPAGLVMGGVVSDAYSVFAAFALAAGFGLLASAVAYRTIPETHVEEERTAVKPWEIDTALPTLTVGLVNFGLFFAYLGALFATLVLFVDAKDIAVWGYGPQGMSGLLMAVTVLAASVFTLAGGKISDDLGARVPTLLAFLVVSFVGFAALSTAASLERLVAACVLIGTGQGGANGPLMALLADLTPNGRTGRAMATNNVLGDLGGGLGPMISLPLVEAVGFAPVYAACALIPLVAGGLLVAGIYSQTGSLNPRTATLSGD, encoded by the coding sequence ATGGAACGCCGCCGGACGGTCGTCGCGTCGGTCATCGTCAGCACGTTCCTCGTCGGGCTCGGCGGCGGCGTCGTCTTCCCGATCCTGCCGAACCTCGGCGCCGTACTCGGTATCTCGCCGTTCCTCGTCGGGTTCATCCTCAGTGCCAACCGCTTTACCCGCATCCTCGCCAACGCGCCGGCGGGGTCGATCGTCGACCGCGTCGGCACCCGGACGCCCTTCGTCGTCGGCCTGTTCGTCGAGGGGCTGGCGACGACGGGCTACGTCGTCGCGCTCCGCGCGCCGCTGCCCGAAGCGTGGTTCCTCCTCGCTCGCGTCCTCTGGGGGATCGGCAGCGCGCTGGTGTTCGCCACCGCCTACACCATCGCCGCCGACGTGAGCGACGGCGGCGACCGCGGCACGAACATGGGCGTCGTCCGCGGCGGCATCACGCTCGGCTTCCCCGCCGGCCTCGTCATGGGCGGGGTCGTCAGCGACGCTTACTCCGTGTTCGCCGCCTTCGCCCTCGCCGCCGGCTTCGGACTGCTCGCCAGCGCGGTCGCCTACCGCACCATCCCCGAAACCCACGTCGAGGAGGAGCGCACCGCCGTCAAGCCCTGGGAGATCGACACCGCACTGCCCACGTTGACCGTCGGCCTCGTCAACTTCGGCCTCTTTTTCGCCTACCTCGGCGCGCTGTTCGCCACGCTCGTCCTCTTCGTCGACGCGAAGGACATCGCGGTCTGGGGCTACGGCCCACAGGGCATGTCCGGCCTGCTCATGGCCGTGACCGTCCTCGCGGCCTCGGTGTTCACCCTCGCCGGCGGCAAGATCAGCGACGACCTCGGCGCCCGCGTTCCCACCCTGCTCGCCTTCCTCGTCGTCTCCTTCGTCGGATTCGCCGCCCTCTCGACGGCCGCCAGTCTGGAACGGCTCGTCGCCGCCTGCGTCCTCATCGGTACCGGCCAGGGCGGCGCTAACGGCCCGCTGATGGCCCTGCTGGCGGATCTCACGCCGAACGGCCGCACGGGCCGGGCGATGGCCACCAACAACGTCCTCGGCGACCTGGGCGGCGGTCTCGGCCCGATGATCTCGCTCCCTCTCGTCGAAGCGGTCGGCTTCGCCCCCGTCTACGCAGCCTGTGCCCTGATACCACTCGTCGCCGGCGGTCTGCTCGTCGCCGGCATCTACTCCCAGACCGGCAGCCTCAATCCCCGGACGGCGACGCTCTCCGGCGATTAA
- a CDS encoding DUF7350 domain-containing protein yields MNRRRFLHSATGAAAVGLAGCLGDGGGDATDTAATDTGSTPTLTRSPTDGPAPTSTPQGPSGVYVQSFRETMVMPGTATAGAGDYRFALLLAVPHRFWTVNLDERSVTEIEDGDDLHLMATVWDPETRTVLPDSNLSVEITRDGELVTQEVIYRMLSQRMGFHYGANFPLDGDGTYTARLSVGGVSARKTGAFEGRFEDGATATVEFEWSKRVRERLKTEQLDQAGQRGALRPMEMGEVPQPRAPKPANLPGTVLGTGRSDGAKLVTTRLPAADADRFTDGAPYLAVSARTPYNRLVLPAMGLSAAVARDGETVFEGPLEPTLDPELGHHYGAALPEPVRSGDEVTLRAGTPPQLARHEGYERAFLKMEPATITA; encoded by the coding sequence ATGAACCGACGGAGATTCCTCCACTCCGCGACGGGCGCCGCGGCGGTCGGCCTCGCCGGCTGTCTCGGCGACGGCGGCGGTGACGCGACCGACACCGCCGCGACCGACACCGGATCGACGCCCACTCTGACCCGGTCCCCGACCGACGGCCCGGCGCCCACCTCGACTCCCCAGGGGCCCAGCGGCGTCTACGTCCAGTCGTTCCGCGAGACGATGGTGATGCCGGGGACCGCGACCGCCGGCGCGGGCGACTACCGCTTCGCCCTGTTGCTCGCGGTCCCCCATCGGTTCTGGACGGTCAACCTCGACGAGCGCTCGGTCACCGAGATCGAAGACGGGGACGACCTCCACCTGATGGCGACCGTCTGGGACCCCGAGACCCGGACGGTCCTCCCGGACTCGAACCTCTCGGTGGAGATCACCCGCGACGGCGAGTTGGTCACCCAGGAGGTCATCTACCGGATGCTCTCCCAGCGGATGGGGTTTCACTACGGCGCGAACTTCCCGCTCGACGGCGACGGGACCTACACCGCGCGGCTCAGCGTCGGCGGCGTGAGCGCCCGCAAGACCGGCGCCTTCGAGGGCCGCTTCGAGGACGGCGCGACCGCGACCGTCGAGTTCGAGTGGTCCAAACGGGTGCGCGAACGGCTCAAGACCGAACAGCTGGACCAGGCGGGCCAGCGCGGTGCGCTGCGGCCGATGGAGATGGGCGAGGTGCCCCAGCCCCGCGCGCCGAAGCCCGCCAACCTCCCCGGAACCGTCCTCGGCACCGGCCGCAGCGACGGCGCCAAACTCGTCACGACCCGGCTCCCCGCGGCCGACGCCGACCGGTTCACCGACGGGGCGCCCTACCTCGCCGTCTCGGCGCGGACGCCGTACAACCGGCTTGTCCTCCCGGCGATGGGGCTGTCGGCGGCGGTCGCCCGCGACGGCGAGACCGTCTTCGAGGGACCGCTCGAACCCACGCTCGACCCCGAACTCGGCCACCACTACGGCGCGGCGCTGCCCGAGCCGGTCCGGTCGGGCGACGAGGTGACCCTCCGGGCGGGGACGCCGCCGCAGCTGGCCCGCCACGAGGGCTACGAGCGGGCGTTCCTGAAGATGGAGCCGGCGACGATCACCGCCTGA
- a CDS encoding DUF7282 domain-containing protein, with the protein MSGTASRRVAVAVALALALTTPLAVATVQAHGDHVAADSQVTDDGTVVVEAVSALRPGFVVLHADDGGRPGAPIGHEYVGRTPDLTYLTSVPVRIDDSTWRDWSGNRTVWAVLHNDVDGDETFDPGTDVSAARLSPAARTEITVRKSDSVARVLGMRFEAQSVADGTLTVRRVDLSAPGHVAVYPLGRNASIGSRSLAAGVHRNVTVALNESFVAERERDFRVRVVAHRDDGDGAFGPADPQIAAGDRPVGTYLTVAPGNGTDDGPLINTPTVTTAPEASPTASPTGGPTAGGSGTATTAPTSAPAGGVTDGGSGATDGTAESGAGFGAALAALAVALAAHVAVARSRRAER; encoded by the coding sequence ATGTCGGGGACCGCTTCCCGTCGGGTCGCCGTCGCCGTCGCGCTGGCGCTGGCGCTCACCACGCCGCTGGCGGTCGCGACCGTCCAGGCCCACGGCGACCACGTCGCGGCCGATTCGCAGGTGACCGACGACGGGACCGTCGTCGTCGAGGCGGTGTCGGCGCTGCGGCCCGGGTTCGTCGTCCTCCACGCGGACGACGGCGGGCGTCCCGGCGCCCCGATCGGACACGAGTACGTCGGCCGGACGCCGGACCTGACCTACCTGACGAGCGTGCCGGTCCGGATCGACGACTCGACCTGGAGGGACTGGTCGGGCAATCGGACGGTCTGGGCGGTGCTGCACAACGACGTCGACGGCGACGAGACGTTCGACCCCGGGACCGACGTGTCGGCCGCGCGGCTCAGCCCGGCCGCCCGGACGGAGATCACGGTCCGAAAGAGCGATTCGGTGGCCCGGGTCCTCGGCATGCGGTTCGAGGCCCAGTCCGTCGCCGACGGGACGCTCACGGTCCGACGGGTCGACCTGTCGGCGCCCGGTCACGTCGCGGTGTACCCGCTCGGACGGAACGCCAGTATCGGGTCGCGCTCGCTGGCAGCGGGCGTCCACCGCAACGTCACGGTCGCGCTGAACGAGTCGTTCGTCGCCGAGCGCGAGCGCGACTTCCGGGTCCGCGTGGTCGCGCATCGCGACGACGGCGACGGCGCGTTCGGCCCCGCGGACCCGCAGATCGCCGCGGGCGACCGGCCGGTCGGGACGTATCTGACCGTCGCGCCCGGGAACGGCACTGACGACGGTCCCCTGATCAACACGCCGACGGTGACGACCGCCCCCGAGGCATCGCCCACGGCCTCACCGACCGGCGGACCGACAGCCGGCGGTTCCGGAACCGCCACGACCGCCCCGACGAGCGCACCGGCGGGCGGAGTGACCGACGGTGGCTCCGGCGCGACCGACGGTACCGCCGAATCCGGCGCCGGCTTCGGCGCCGCGCTCGCCGCGCTGGCGGTCGCCCTCGCCGCGCATGTCGCCGTCGCACGCTCCCGTCGGGCGGAGCGCTGA
- a CDS encoding glycoside hydrolase family 3 N-terminal domain-containing protein: MPSNDADPEYQRPDLPVSRRVSDLLDRMTVEEKAGQLVGTWAGQMHRDVDVEEVAELVRENHLGCAAPFGWGGSAGTEVGEIVDIVNDLQRVATEETRLGIPLFFNVDAVHGHAYVAGSAVFPNGLGAAATWDPELVEAGARVTATEVAATGAHQNYGPTCDVGRDPRWGRVFETFGESPRLVAEMAAAKVRGYQGEGLEADDTVVATAKHFPAYSEPERGEDAAPVDVSEYKLRNTFVPPFEAALDEGVESVMPCYNSINGEPVHGSERWLTDLLRGDLGFDGTIVSDWGGVRHLTDDHKTAADLREATYDARTAGLDVASVGNDLEQQELVDLVESGDLSESVLDSSVERVLERKFRMGLFEDPYVEKEAALETVGSDDHQGAALETAREAMTLLKNDDCLPLSGEEDVFVGGPNADDLVSQVGGWSVEREEHVDGTTIAEEIRAHVDGEVTYEQGTTHSDRLDVDAAAEKAAEADVAVLALGEGWYLHEFGAGDPRTETGEFPTRERIALGEAQQELVEAVAETGTPVVGVLVTGRPLAVEHLDERAEAVLMAYFPGTMGGKAVAETLVGENNPSGRLAVTVPRSGTQVDVHHDHLHQPRPIGDSEHPDSYDPLYPFGHGLSYTAFETGGLSVDEAVVRPGDTVELDVTVENVGDRPGSEVVQAYSETESKTLVMPERRLQAFERVELDAGERATVTVEVPVENLGVYAPGDGHRVEAGDYDLVVGDESVTVTVDGDYL, encoded by the coding sequence ATGCCATCGAATGACGCGGATCCCGAGTATCAACGCCCGGATCTCCCGGTATCGCGGCGGGTCTCGGATCTGCTCGATCGGATGACGGTCGAAGAGAAGGCCGGTCAGCTAGTCGGAACGTGGGCCGGGCAGATGCACCGAGACGTCGACGTCGAAGAGGTCGCGGAGCTCGTCCGCGAGAACCACCTCGGCTGTGCGGCGCCCTTCGGCTGGGGCGGCTCGGCGGGGACGGAAGTCGGCGAGATCGTCGACATCGTCAACGACCTCCAGCGGGTCGCGACCGAGGAGACGCGACTCGGGATCCCCCTCTTCTTCAACGTCGACGCGGTCCACGGTCACGCCTACGTCGCCGGGTCGGCGGTGTTCCCGAACGGGCTGGGCGCGGCGGCGACCTGGGACCCCGAACTGGTCGAGGCCGGCGCGCGGGTCACCGCGACGGAAGTCGCGGCCACCGGCGCCCACCAGAACTACGGGCCGACCTGCGACGTGGGCCGGGACCCGCGCTGGGGCCGCGTGTTCGAGACCTTCGGCGAGAGCCCGCGACTGGTCGCTGAGATGGCCGCCGCGAAGGTGCGGGGCTACCAGGGCGAGGGGCTCGAGGCCGACGACACCGTCGTCGCGACGGCGAAACACTTCCCGGCCTACAGCGAGCCCGAGCGCGGGGAGGACGCCGCGCCGGTCGACGTCTCGGAGTACAAACTTCGGAACACGTTCGTCCCGCCGTTCGAGGCCGCTCTCGACGAGGGCGTCGAGTCCGTGATGCCGTGTTACAACTCCATCAACGGCGAACCCGTCCACGGTTCCGAGCGCTGGCTGACCGACCTGCTCCGCGGCGACCTCGGCTTCGACGGAACGATCGTCTCGGACTGGGGCGGCGTCCGCCACCTCACCGACGACCACAAGACCGCGGCGGACCTGCGCGAGGCGACCTACGACGCCCGCACCGCGGGGCTGGACGTGGCCTCGGTCGGTAACGACCTCGAACAGCAAGAGCTGGTCGACCTCGTCGAGTCGGGCGACCTGTCCGAGTCGGTCCTCGATTCGAGCGTCGAGCGCGTCCTCGAACGCAAGTTCCGGATGGGACTGTTCGAGGACCCCTACGTCGAGAAAGAGGCGGCGCTGGAGACGGTCGGGTCCGACGACCACCAGGGGGCCGCCCTGGAGACCGCCCGCGAGGCGATGACGCTGCTGAAAAACGACGACTGCCTGCCGCTCTCGGGCGAGGAGGACGTGTTTGTCGGCGGACCGAACGCCGACGATCTGGTCAGCCAGGTCGGCGGGTGGTCCGTCGAGCGCGAGGAACACGTCGACGGGACGACGATCGCCGAGGAGATCCGCGCCCACGTCGACGGCGAGGTGACCTACGAGCAGGGGACGACCCACAGCGACCGGCTGGACGTCGACGCGGCGGCCGAGAAAGCCGCCGAGGCCGACGTGGCTGTCCTCGCGCTCGGCGAGGGGTGGTACCTCCACGAGTTCGGCGCGGGCGACCCCCGAACCGAGACCGGCGAGTTCCCCACCCGCGAGCGGATCGCGCTGGGCGAGGCCCAGCAGGAGCTCGTCGAGGCCGTCGCCGAGACCGGGACCCCGGTCGTCGGCGTCCTCGTCACCGGCCGCCCGCTCGCGGTCGAGCACCTCGACGAGCGGGCCGAGGCCGTGCTGATGGCGTACTTCCCGGGGACGATGGGCGGGAAGGCCGTCGCCGAGACGCTGGTGGGCGAGAACAACCCGAGCGGTCGACTCGCGGTCACGGTTCCGCGCTCGGGCACGCAGGTCGACGTGCATCACGACCACCTCCACCAGCCCCGCCCCATCGGCGACTCCGAACACCCCGACTCCTACGACCCGCTCTACCCGTTCGGCCACGGGCTCTCCTACACGGCCTTCGAGACGGGCGGCCTCTCGGTCGACGAGGCGGTCGTCAGGCCCGGCGACACCGTCGAACTCGACGTGACGGTAGAGAACGTCGGCGACCGCCCCGGGTCCGAGGTGGTCCAGGCGTACAGCGAGACGGAGTCGAAGACGCTCGTCATGCCCGAGCGGCGCCTCCAGGCGTTCGAGCGCGTCGAGCTGGACGCCGGCGAACGGGCGACCGTCACCGTCGAGGTCCCCGTCGAGAACCTCGGCGTCTACGCGCCCGGTGACGGCCACCGCGTCGAGGCCGGCGACTACGACCTGGTCGTCGGCGACGAGTCCGTCACGGTGACCGTCGACGGCGACTACCTCTAA
- a CDS encoding HEAT repeat domain-containing protein, with protein sequence MTDEESAPLEGADIGSEALDDEDRDQIREALTSETNIRRNEAAQALSQLAERDPSTVRPFVDDLLPLLADERNAVAQQAGTALLGVVREYPEDLAGSVPAVFDLIDRDLNSLELLGTQVVVQVVLEHPEEVAPHLDRIVAVLDGRSPAYETTDGIDMVDDEEARQTMLEHDKQEHQLLVQSQGRLANVITAAAEGDPESAADHVDALVGLFDTPDVTVVGAAIDAVAEIAQADPDAAAEAYDPLVACLNHTNDTVRARAIQALGYLGDDRAVGPLEDRARVETDEDLADLAAETATFLDES encoded by the coding sequence ATGACCGACGAGGAGTCCGCGCCACTGGAAGGAGCCGATATCGGTTCGGAAGCGCTCGACGACGAGGACCGCGACCAGATCCGTGAGGCGCTCACCTCGGAGACGAACATCAGGCGAAACGAGGCCGCACAGGCGCTGTCGCAGCTCGCCGAACGGGACCCCTCGACGGTGCGTCCGTTCGTCGACGACTTGCTCCCGCTGCTCGCCGACGAGCGCAACGCGGTCGCACAGCAGGCCGGGACGGCGCTGCTGGGCGTCGTCCGGGAGTACCCCGAGGACCTCGCCGGCTCGGTGCCCGCGGTCTTCGACCTGATCGATCGGGACCTCAACTCGCTGGAGCTGCTCGGGACCCAGGTCGTCGTCCAGGTCGTGCTGGAACACCCGGAGGAAGTGGCGCCGCACCTCGACCGCATCGTTGCGGTGCTCGACGGTCGCTCGCCGGCCTACGAGACCACGGACGGTATCGACATGGTCGACGACGAGGAGGCCCGCCAGACCATGCTCGAACACGACAAGCAGGAACACCAGCTGCTGGTCCAGTCACAGGGCCGGCTGGCCAACGTGATCACCGCCGCCGCCGAGGGCGACCCGGAGTCCGCCGCCGACCACGTCGACGCGCTCGTCGGACTGTTCGACACGCCCGACGTGACGGTCGTCGGCGCGGCCATCGACGCCGTCGCCGAGATCGCGCAGGCCGACCCCGACGCGGCCGCCGAGGCCTACGACCCGCTGGTCGCCTGTCTCAACCACACAAACGACACCGTTCGGGCCCGCGCCATCCAGGCCCTCGGCTACCTCGGGGACGACCGGGCGGTCGGACCGCTCGAGGACCGCGCGCGCGTCGAAACCGACGAAGACCTCGCCGACCTCGCCGCGGAGACCGCCACGTTCCTCGACGAGTCCTGA
- a CDS encoding ABC transporter ATP-binding protein, with protein MATDQRSGSNAAVQSTVEDPIVEVTDAKVTFDGGDTYVLDDVSLDIERDEVLGIVGESGSGKSMFASALLDSIPDPGVLSGEILYHAEDGRTIDVLEQSDEELRQFRWEEISMVFQGAMSSFNPTMKVGTHFKETLKAHDANVDEGMEFARELLEDLYLEPERVLDSYSHELSGGMQQRALIALSLVLEPEVLVMDEPTAALDLLMQRSILMLLNDLQKTYDLTLAFITHDLPLITALADRMSIIYAFQFVEVGTRDQIIADAGHPYTRALLNATPNLDAPLSEMQPIEGEGPAPVNVPEGCSFHPRCPLATEECVSDDPPLENIDEDHQTACHHWEQAREEITLNYGESTADPEYEAGSGRDVTARTDEEPVLGLDDVEVHFEEDQGLFDIFGDDPEVVKAVDGVDLDIYENDVVALLGESGCGKTTLGKTAIGLQRPTGGSVKYRGQDIWEAKDGDGDISHDEIRQALQIIHQDPGASLNPNRRIIDILSEPLHHTHPNISPNERRDRIYSLLDRVGMNPPGDFADRYPHQLSGGEKQRVALTRALLMNPDAILADEAISAVDVSLRVELMDLMLELQDVFDTSFLFISHDLSNARYFTEHGDGRIAVMYLGEIVEVGTAERLIQDPRHPYTKVLRWATPTLQLDAVEAGEPPMRSIDVPDPVDPPSGCRFHTRCPVAREACTEEQPPLYDVEGGEGNGAACFREDPDHEYWDSEPLEGAERIGPDEEFDTDDVSNDFGAETAGD; from the coding sequence ATGGCAACCGATCAACGATCCGGCTCGAACGCGGCGGTACAGTCCACCGTCGAGGACCCGATCGTCGAGGTGACCGACGCGAAGGTGACATTCGACGGCGGCGACACGTACGTCCTCGACGACGTGAGCCTCGACATCGAACGCGACGAGGTGCTGGGGATCGTCGGCGAGTCCGGGTCGGGCAAGTCGATGTTCGCGTCGGCGCTGCTCGACTCGATCCCCGACCCCGGGGTTCTCAGCGGCGAGATCCTCTACCACGCCGAGGACGGCCGGACGATCGACGTGCTCGAACAGAGCGACGAGGAACTCCGGCAGTTCCGCTGGGAGGAGATCTCGATGGTCTTCCAGGGGGCGATGTCCTCGTTCAACCCGACGATGAAGGTCGGGACCCACTTCAAGGAGACGCTGAAGGCCCACGACGCGAACGTCGACGAGGGGATGGAGTTCGCTCGCGAGCTGCTCGAGGACCTGTATCTCGAACCGGAGCGCGTCCTCGACTCCTACTCACACGAGCTGTCGGGCGGCATGCAGCAGCGCGCGCTCATCGCGCTGTCGCTGGTGCTCGAACCCGAGGTACTGGTGATGGACGAGCCGACCGCCGCACTGGACCTGCTGATGCAGCGGTCGATCCTGATGCTGCTGAACGACCTCCAGAAGACCTACGACCTGACGCTCGCGTTCATCACGCACGACCTGCCGCTGATCACGGCGCTGGCCGACCGGATGAGCATCATCTACGCGTTCCAGTTCGTCGAGGTCGGCACCCGCGACCAGATCATCGCGGACGCGGGCCACCCCTACACGAGGGCGCTGTTGAACGCGACGCCGAACCTCGACGCGCCGCTGTCGGAGATGCAGCCCATCGAGGGCGAGGGTCCCGCGCCGGTCAACGTCCCGGAGGGGTGTAGCTTCCACCCGCGGTGTCCGCTCGCGACCGAGGAGTGCGTCAGCGACGACCCGCCCCTCGAGAACATCGACGAGGACCACCAGACGGCCTGTCACCACTGGGAGCAGGCCCGCGAGGAGATCACCCTCAACTACGGCGAGAGCACGGCCGACCCCGAGTACGAGGCGGGTTCGGGCCGCGACGTGACCGCGCGGACCGACGAGGAACCCGTTCTCGGACTCGACGACGTCGAGGTCCACTTCGAGGAGGACCAGGGCCTGTTCGACATCTTCGGCGACGACCCCGAGGTCGTCAAGGCGGTCGACGGCGTCGACCTGGACATCTACGAGAACGACGTCGTCGCGCTGCTGGGCGAGTCCGGCTGCGGGAAGACGACGCTGGGCAAGACCGCCATCGGCCTGCAGCGGCCGACCGGTGGGAGCGTCAAATACCGCGGGCAGGACATCTGGGAGGCCAAAGACGGGGACGGCGACATCTCGCACGACGAGATCCGCCAGGCGCTGCAGATCATCCACCAGGACCCCGGCGCGTCGCTGAACCCGAATCGTCGGATCATCGACATCCTCTCGGAGCCGCTGCACCACACCCACCCGAACATCAGCCCCAACGAACGGCGCGACCGGATCTACTCGTTGCTGGACCGGGTCGGCATGAACCCGCCGGGCGACTTCGCCGACCGGTACCCCCATCAGCTGAGCGGCGGGGAGAAACAGCGGGTCGCGCTGACCCGCGCCCTGCTGATGAATCCGGACGCGATCCTCGCCGACGAGGCCATCAGCGCCGTCGACGTGAGTCTGCGCGTCGAGCTGATGGACCTCATGCTCGAACTGCAGGACGTGTTCGACACCTCGTTCCTGTTCATCAGCCACGACCTCTCGAACGCCCGCTACTTCACCGAGCACGGTGACGGGCGCATCGCGGTGATGTACCTCGGCGAGATCGTCGAGGTCGGCACCGCCGAGCGGCTCATCCAGGACCCGCGCCACCCCTACACGAAGGTGCTGCGCTGGGCCACCCCGACCCTCCAGCTCGACGCGGTGGAGGCGGGCGAGCCGCCGATGCGGTCGATCGACGTGCCGGACCCGGTCGACCCGCCGAGCGGCTGCCGGTTCCACACCCGGTGTCCCGTCGCCAGGGAGGCCTGTACGGAGGAGCAGCCGCCGCTGTACGACGTCGAAGGCGGCGAAGGCAACGGCGCCGCGTGCTTCCGGGAGGACCCGGACCACGAGTACTGGGACAGCGAACCCCTCGAAGGCGCCGAGCGGATCGGCCCCGACGAGGAGTTCGACACCGACGACGTCTCGAACGACTTCGGCGCCGAGACCGCCGGCGACTGA